From Triticum aestivum cultivar Chinese Spring chromosome 7B, IWGSC CS RefSeq v2.1, whole genome shotgun sequence:
TGCACGGATAGTACGTCGATCTGCATGGAAACATGCATGGCCTCAGTGCAAGCGCCAGCAGAATCTTCCACTATCATTTTATGAGTGTGGGGAGCATTAACTGCCAGTTGCATGGCATTGGGTCACCCATCCACTGTTTTGGCCGTATACGCTCCGCTGCTCAGCATATTGTCTGTTTGTGGGGACCGTTTGGCAGTACTCATTTTGTCTCCTTCCCCCTCCGTCCCTACCTCCTGTGCCGCTGGGTTAGCCCCATTTGCTGCCTCTGCAAGCTGCGTGTGGCTTGGGTCCGATCGCATAACCTTCTGTGGTTCATCCCTAGATCCTCTGGTTACTTCTCGTTCTTGGACATACGTTAACGTTTTCGGGGTTGTTGTTTTACCTACAACTTCCTTCTGTTTCATCGGACTTGTAACTTCCTGCTCGCTCGGTCCTACAACTACAACTTTGGTCCCTCTTGCTTCCTTCTGACGCCAAGAAGGAGCATCACTCCCTGACCAGCTCCCGCTTCTGCCTtaccccgacccccccccccccgagcctctACCTACCGAATGTGCTCGCCCCTCCCTATTCCTTGTCATGTCGTTTCCCCATCTCCTGTTCTTCATATGGGCGTGTAGCCATGGGCCAAATTGCTTGCGCGCTCCCTGGGTTGCTTTCTCACCACACATTCTATCAACATGGCCAACACAACTACAGATATAACAAAAGTCCGGGAGGTATTCGTATTCGAAAGGGCACCAGTGTTTTCCTTCCTCGTCTCCAGTTGTCTCACTAGTGTTCTTTTCCTTCAGGCTTTCCCCCTCCTCGGCTTCATCTAGAGTAAACCCTCTCATCAGTGGTACCTTGATGTTTAGTCTCACCTTGACACGGAGATACTTCCCCATACTCTCCCATCCGCCCGTGCTTCAACATCCAAAACTTCTCCAATTAGTGCACCAATGGCCTCGCCCGCCTCTCTGTTCATCAAATCAAGGGGCAAACCTAGGACGCGGACCCAGACCGGGACATTGTCAAATTTGTAGTCCTCTATACACCTCTTGGGAACATAGTCCTCCAACACCACAAGATCATTGCCAAACTCCCATGGGCCTCCTTCTAGCGCCAATCTCTTCCCTGACTCCTGTTTGAAAGTGAACAGAAAAATATTCTCCCCTACCTCCTCATAGTCAACACCATGAATGGGGCACCAGATACGCCCAAGAGTCTTCCCCATGGCCTCCCTAAACGTCGGCTTCTCAGAGAAAAGTTTCGCCAGCGCTTGCGGCTCCACGACGCCCGCCTTCCTCTATCCCGCCCATCTAATCTTGacccccttcttctccttctccgacAGCTGCAGATCCTTCAACAGTCCTTCCACCTTCTCCATCTCTGCAACCACGCCCTCGACCCGATCTGACAGCTGGCGAACTCTAGCGAAAGAAAAACACGGGTGTAACCAGTGATGTACGATCACGCACCCCGGTCACGCGCGAAAGGCTTATGGTGGATGGGGAGGATAGCCTCAGACGGAGTGGCGCGGGGGCGCCCGGCGATGAGGGAGCCTACGCTCTGCAGATCGTGGCGGCGGTGGATGTAAACCCTAGATCGCCTGTGAGTCGCCAGCCGCAGGACCTAACCGCCACTTACGGACGGACCTACTGTGGCCAGCCGTTTTTCTCTTTAAcgtttagggtgtgtttggtttgtgcTCCAACTGGCCCAGCCGTGAGGGTATGGCCAAAATTTTGGTAACTTATAGTTGATTGGATTGTAGCCTATGTACCTACCAAAATTTTGGCAAAATTGCTAAGTCTCCATTTAGTCTGCCACCGACTGAGTCGCCAAATATTTAATAacttgaattgattattgcttgaTTTGATTTTAGTTTAGCTGTACCTTGAGCAGGGCCGGGCCGGCAAAATCCGAGGCCCGGTGCGAAACTCTAAAATGGGCCCTACCTCACTAGAAAACCTAGATAAATATAACTATACTATAATATAAAGATCATAATATCTTACATAGCAATGGAAAATATCAAGAACCGTACCTATTCTTGGTTGTAAAGTCTAAGTCTTCACTTAAATAACATCATTCTTTTAGTGCTCCTTGAAATAAAATCTTCAATAATATCCTCATAATCAATCTTCTCCAATACTTCACTCTCAAGAGCTATTGTGGCCAAATCAGTAAGTCTTTGTTGTGTCATGGTAGTGCGCATATAAGACTTCAATAGCTTCAATTTCGAAAAGCTCCGTTCTGTTGATGCAACAGTCACAGGGATGGTCAAAAGAACTCTATATGCAATACTTGCATTGGGAAAACAATCATGCCGCTTTAAGAACTTTAGAATTTCAACGGGCCCAATATTTTCTTTTGGGGTGAAATTTTGAAGAAACATCAACTCCACATACAGTTCGTTGGCATCAATGTCAGATTTTCCATCCTTTGTAAGAGCAACCTCCAGATTATCACAAGAAGTTTTCAAGCTCTTCTTATCCAAGGACTGCAATGTTTCAGAGGTAAATAAGAAATTAAATATTTTCTGATACCCCTGGTATTGTTCAAATCTGCTTGTAAGTGAGCTAATTGCTTGATCAACAATACGTACAAAATAGTGAACTCTAAATGATTCCTCTGCAGACTGTGTGGCAATGTTTGTGTCATCTGGTTTCTCATCAAAATGTCTCTTTCTTTTAATTTCCCTTCTTTTACGAAATGTTGTACCAACATCCATATCAAGTGCAATTGCTTTGGCCGTCTCCAATGCTTCTAAAAAACCAGTATCCCGATACCCCTTGAAGAAAGTAATCAGTCCTTGCACTTTCTCAATAGCAACATCAATAAGCATATCCTTTGCTTGCAAGTGTTTGCTTACTAAATTAACAGCATACAATACCTCATACCAAATGACTATTGCCACTATAAATTCATACTCTCCAAGTTCATTATTTGCCAAACCTTTAGCCTCACTACTCGTTTTTATGTCATTATCTGTCTCAGCTACctgaaataaaaattaaaaaatatggTATACTTGGAGATGGATAATAGAATTACATCATTATAATATGAAAAAATTGGGTACCTGAAGTAGGGCCTCCCGAATCTCTGCACATTGAAGTCGAATAGCTTTAACACTGTCAACACGACTCTCCCAACGTGTAGCTGACACTGACTTGGGAGTTAATCCAGTGATGTTCTCCTTCAGAATATGCCACTTCTTAGTAGAATTAGCAAATATAGTATATATGCGTTGGATAATTCCGAAGAAGTCTTTAGCTTTAGCACAAGTCTTGGCCATATCACAAAGTGTCAAATTAAGGCTATGACAACCACAAGTAGAATAGAAAGCTCGAGGATTTACATTCAAAAGTCTCCTTTGGACTCCATGATGTGTTCCTTTCATATTTGACCCGTTATCAAACTTGTCCATATCTCCCAACTGAGACTGAGTTAATTCATCGGCCTTTTGTTTCTTCAAACGCTTTTGATAACCAGATTCATGTTTTTTAAGTGAAGACATGACGATCTTGTAATGCTAGACGCCTAAttgatgaaaaaaaataaaaattagctACAAACTATCAGCAAGACTATAACTCTATAAAGGATCGAAACTAAAACTAACAGCCAAGCTCAAGGGACAAGGGTTCACGGGATCACCGGCTGTCGACGCAACGATGCTTGAGAAATTGCAGATGGTGTGAACCTTCGTCCTTCACTGTTTCCTGGTTCCTGCCGGCTGTGGTTTGCTCCTGTCGTCCTTCTTTTTATGGATCTGATTCGCTGGTCGCTGGAGGACCTAGCCGCCGCACGAAGAGACGAAGGGTCGAAGGAAAGGGCCGAAGGGAGAAGGAGGAGATGCGCTTCGATTCGATCGCTCGGTCTCATCTCGATCGCTAGGTTTATTTTCCCTGTCTGAATTGATCGATGGATGGGTCTGGGATCGGTAGGAAACAGGCTCCTGTACGTGTATGCGCTGCGCCAGGAGGCCCATGACATCGGTAGCAGACAGCAGCGCACTAGGAGGCCCATCTACAGTACGAAGCCTAGTAGAACTGCGAAAAAAATTTGAGGCCCCAAAATCCTGGGGGCCCTGTGCGCCGGCACAGGCAGCACACCCATAGGACCGGGGCCAACAAAGAAAGAGAAAGAGACACACAAGAAACTTATTTTTCATTAATTAAAAAATTAAGCAACTATATATATAGTATCtaaactcctaatgtctcagttggtaggtcgcgttccgggttttattttcgtcccgtCATTTTCGTCCGGTTCTTTTTCGTCCTCCTTCCCACCTTGGTTTTTTTCGTAGGTTTTTTTTCGCACCACCCCTCCCGCTAAGAAAAACCCGTacgacaccccctctcctctcgatcctgtaaagcgagcgagcgagcgacccACGATTCCCTCACCCTGGCTAGGGTTCCTagcccctcctcctcccccgcccctcctatgccgccaccgccgccgagcgCTTCCTGACCTCGCCGGGAGCAGACAGCAGGACCCCACCGCCgtgcctccctctctcctttctcctctttcctctcctctctctctctctctctctctctctctctctctctctctctctctctcgtctctgAACTACGTGTCGTTCCTCTCTACAGGTGCCTTCATGGCCGCGTCATGGATCTCGCCGCCGTGGGCTGCTTGCTCCTCCTCGGACGGCCTGCCTCGCCCACGTCCAGGTCTAACTCGTGGGACGACGACGATGCCGCCACCATCGCGAATCTCTACGGCAGGCTGTGACCATGGCCGTGGCGCGAGGAGCGACGAGCTCCGCAAGGGCATGCCCTGGAGCGAGGAGGACCACAGGTTGTAATCTCTGACGACCTGTTCTCTGATTCTCATGCCCCTCCCGATTTCTCTGAACTACGTGTCGTTCCTCTCTACAGGTGCCTTCATGGCCGCGTCATGGATCTCGCCGCCGTGGGCTACTTGCTCCTCCTCGGACGGCCTGCCTCGCCCACGTCCAGGTCTAACTCGTGGGACGACGATGATGCCGCCACCATCGCGAATCTCTACGGCAGGCTGTGACCATGGCCGTGGCGCGAGGAGCGACGAGCTCCGCAAGGGCATGCCCTGGAGCGAGGAGGACCACAGGTTGTAATCTCTGACGACCTGTTCTCTGATTCTCATGCCCCTCCCGATTTCTCTGAACTACGTGTCGTTCCTCTCTACAGGTGCCTTCATGGCCGCGTCATGGATCTCGCCGCCGTGGGCTACTTGCTCCTCCTCGGACGGCCTGCCTCGCCCACGTCCAGGTCTAACTCGTGGGACGACGACGATGCCGCCACCATCGCGAATCTCTACGGCAGGCTGTGACCATGGCCGTGGCGCGAGGAGCGACGAGCTCCGTAAGGGCATGCCCTGGAGCGAGGAGGACCACAGGTTGTAATCTCTGACGACCTGTTCTCTGATTCTCATGCCCCTCCCGATTTCTCTGAACTACGTGTCGTTCCTCTCTACAGGTGCCTTCATGGCCGCGTCATGGATCTCGCCGCCGTGGGCTACTTGCTCCTCCTCGGACGGCCTGCCTCGCCCACGTCCAGGTCTAACTCGTGGGACGACGACGATGCCGCCACCATCGCGAATCTCTACGGCAGGCTGTGACCATGGCCGTGGCGCGAGGAGCGACGAGCTCCG
This genomic window contains:
- the LOC123158291 gene encoding uncharacterized protein, with amino-acid sequence MSSLKKHESGYQKRLKKQKADELTQSQLGDMDKFDNGSNMKGTHHGVQRRLLNVNPRAFYSTCGCHSLNLTLCDMAKTCAKAKDFFGIIQRIYTIFANSTKKWHILKENITGLTPKSVSATRWESRVDSVKAIRLQCAEIREALLQVAETDNDIKTSSEAKGLANNELGEYEFIVAIVIWYEVLYAVNLVSKHLQAKDMLIDVAIEKVQGLITFFKGYRDTGFLEALETAKAIALDMDVGTTFRKRREIKRKRHFDEKPDDTNIATQSAEESFRVHYFVRIVDQAISSLTSRFEQYQGYQKIFNFLFTSETLQSLDKKSLKTSCDNLEVALTKDGKSDIDANELYVELMFLQNFTPKENIGPVEILKFLKRHDCFPNASIAYRVLLTIPVTVASTERSFSKLKLLKSYMRTTMTQQRLTDLATIALESEVLEKIDYEDIIEDFISRSTKRMMLFK